The genomic stretch CCTCGCCCTCAACCTCGCAGACCACGGCTTCCAGGTGGCCACCTGGGACATCCGCCCGGAGGCGCTCAAGGCCTTCCTGGGCAAGAACGCGCGGCCGGACCTGCGCGGAGACCCCTCGCTCGAGGGCTTCGTGCGCTCGCTCGCGCGCCCGCGCCGCATCCTGCTGATGGTGACGGCGGGCGCGCCCGTGGACTCGATGCTGGAGAAGCTCGCCCCGCTGCTGGAGTCCGGGGACATCGTGCTGGACGGCGGCAACAGCTTCTTCGAGGACACGCGCCGGCGCGAGAAGGGCTACCGCGAGCGCGGCCTCAACTTCCTGGGCATGGGCGTGTCCGGCGGCGAGGAGGGCGCGCGCCACGGCCCCAGCCTCATGCCCGGCGGCCCCGCCGAGGGCTACGCGAGCGTGCGCCCCTTCCTCGAGGCCATCGCCGCGCGCGTGCCGGGCGGCGACGGCGCCTGCGTCACGCACGTGGGGCCGGACGGCGCCGGGCACTTCGTGAAGATGGTGCACAACGGCATCGAGTACGCGGACATGCAGCTGCTCGCCGAGTCCTACGACTTGCTGCGCCGCGGCCTCGGCATGTCCGCGGACCAGATTGCGGACCTCTGGGCGAAGTGGAACGAGGGCATCGCCGAGTCCTTCCTGCTCGAGACCAGCGTGCGCGTGCTGCGCAAGAAGGACCCGGAGACGGGCCTGCCGCTGGTGGACCTGGTGCTGGACAAGGCAGGCAGCAAGGGCACCGGCAAGTGGACGGTGCAGGTGGCGCTCGACCTCGCCGTGCCCGTGCCCTCCATCGCTGCGGCGCTGGATGCGCGCATCCTCTCCTCGCTCAAGGAGCAGCGGCTGAAGGCCGCCCGCGTGCTGCCCGCGCCCGCGCTGCAGCTCTCCGCCGAGGAGCGCACGCAGCTCGCCCAGCAGGTGCACGACGCGCTCTACGCCGCGCGCATCACCACCTACGCGCAAGGCCTCGCGCTGATCCAGGCGGCGAGTGCGCAGTACAAATGGGACATCTCCATCGCGGAGCTGGCGCGCATCTGGCGGGGCGGCTGCATCATCCGCGCGCGCCTCCTCACCCCGCTGCGCGAGGCCTTCCTCAAGGAGCCCGGGCTCGCGAACCTGATGGTGGCGGACAGCTTCGCGCGCGAGCTCACGCAGAAGGCTCCCGCGTGGCGCGCCGCCCTCTC from Aggregicoccus sp. 17bor-14 encodes the following:
- the gndA gene encoding NADP-dependent phosphogluconate dehydrogenase; protein product: MAENLAQFGVAGMGVMGQNLALNLADHGFQVATWDIRPEALKAFLGKNARPDLRGDPSLEGFVRSLARPRRILLMVTAGAPVDSMLEKLAPLLESGDIVLDGGNSFFEDTRRREKGYRERGLNFLGMGVSGGEEGARHGPSLMPGGPAEGYASVRPFLEAIAARVPGGDGACVTHVGPDGAGHFVKMVHNGIEYADMQLLAESYDLLRRGLGMSADQIADLWAKWNEGIAESFLLETSVRVLRKKDPETGLPLVDLVLDKAGSKGTGKWTVQVALDLAVPVPSIAAALDARILSSLKEQRLKAARVLPAPALQLSAEERTQLAQQVHDALYAARITTYAQGLALIQAASAQYKWDISIAELARIWRGGCIIRARLLTPLREAFLKEPGLANLMVADSFARELTQKAPAWRAALSLAVRGGVPAPCLSASLAYFDSYRSPELPQNLTQAQRDAFGAHTYQRKDRPEAGFVHTEW